The following are encoded together in the Daucus carota subsp. sativus chromosome 5, DH1 v3.0, whole genome shotgun sequence genome:
- the LOC108220057 gene encoding syntaxin-71: protein MSVIDILTRVETICQKYDKYDIDKQKDLNVSGDDAFAVLYADVDSDITAAIQKAESATSEKKRASAVAINAEIRRTKARLLEQVPKLQRLALKKVKGLSPQEFAARNDLALALSDRIHAIPDGTPAAPKQTGGGWASSTTTRADIKFDSDGNFDNEYFQQTEESNQFRQEYEMRKMKQDEGLDVIAEGLDTLKHMASDMNEELDRQVPLMDEIDTKVDKATSDLKNTNVRLKDTVNQLRSSRNFCIDIILLCIILGIAAYLYNALK from the exons ATGAGCGTGATCGACATTTTAACCAGAGTTGAGACCATCTGCCAGAAATACGACAAGTACGATATCGACAAACAAAAAGATCTCAACGTCTCAGGCGACGATGCCTTTGCTGTTCTCTACGCCGATGTCGATTCCGACATTACCGCCGCTATTcaa AAAGCTGAGTCAGCCACTAGTGAGAAGAAGAGAGCTTCCGCGGTTGCAATTAACGCTGAGATTCGTCGCACGAAGGCTCGATTGCTCGAGCAAGTCCCCAAATTGCAGAGATTAGCACTTAAAAAG GTAAAAGGGCTTTCACCTCAAGAATTTGCTGCGAGGAATGACTTGGCGCTTGCATTGTCAGACAGGATTCACGCCATACCTGATGGAACACCAGCTGCACCCAAACAAACTGGCGGAGGCTGGGCATCTTCAACAACTACTCGTGCAGACATCAAGTTTGATTCTG ATGGGAATTTCGACAATGAATACTTCCAGCAAACCGAAGAGTCAAATCAGTTCAGGCAGGAGTATGAAATGCGGAAAATGAAGCAG GATGAAGGTTTGGATGTGATAGCAGAAGGTTTGGATACATTGAAACACATGGCTAGTGACATGAATGAG GAATTGGACAGACAAGTTCCTTTGATGGACGAGATTGATACTAAG GTGGACAAGGCGACATCTGACCTGAAGAACACCAATGTTCGACTTAAGGACACTGTTAACCAG CTGAGGTCGAGTCGTAATTTCTGCATCGACATTATTTTGCTATGTATAATTCTGGGTATAGCTGCCTATCTTTACAA TGCGTTGAAGTAA